A genome region from Caloranaerobacter ferrireducens includes the following:
- the fabD gene encoding ACP S-malonyltransferase yields the protein MSRIAFIFPGQGAQYVGMGSDIVKNYKVASEIFDIANESLGFDLKRLCFEGPSEELVKTENTQPAILTTSIAILKVVDELGLKAEITAGLSLGEYSSLVYSGAFNFEEAVKLVKIRGKLMQETVPFGVGTMAAIIGLEREVVEEVVKESSNVGIVECANYNCPGQIVISGEIKAVERACVIAKEKGAKKALKLSVSAPFHSSLLKTAGDRLSDELKKVSIGKMETKVVSNVTANIIENENEIKELLSKQVFMPVLWQDSIEFMIKYGIDTFVEIGPGKSLSSFVKKTAKKLGIKVTTINVENIDTLSKLNEFLS from the coding sequence ATGAGCAGAATAGCATTCATTTTTCCAGGGCAAGGAGCTCAATATGTTGGAATGGGAAGCGATATTGTTAAAAATTATAAAGTTGCATCAGAAATATTTGATATAGCAAATGAAAGTTTAGGATTTGATTTGAAAAGGCTTTGTTTTGAAGGCCCTAGTGAAGAGTTAGTTAAAACTGAAAATACTCAACCGGCTATTTTAACTACTTCAATTGCTATATTAAAAGTAGTTGATGAATTAGGTTTAAAGGCTGAAATAACTGCTGGATTAAGTTTAGGAGAATATTCATCTTTAGTATATAGTGGTGCTTTTAATTTTGAAGAGGCAGTAAAACTTGTAAAGATAAGAGGTAAATTGATGCAGGAAACAGTGCCTTTTGGGGTAGGAACTATGGCTGCAATTATAGGTTTAGAAAGAGAGGTAGTTGAAGAAGTAGTTAAAGAATCAAGTAATGTAGGCATAGTTGAATGTGCAAATTATAATTGTCCTGGACAAATAGTGATTTCTGGAGAAATTAAAGCTGTTGAAAGAGCATGTGTTATTGCTAAAGAAAAAGGAGCTAAGAAGGCTTTGAAGTTATCAGTAAGCGCTCCTTTCCATTCAAGTTTATTGAAAACAGCGGGAGATAGACTAAGTGATGAACTAAAAAAAGTTTCAATAGGAAAGATGGAAACAAAAGTTGTTTCAAATGTAACAGCAAATATTATTGAAAATGAAAATGAAATTAAAGAACTTTTATCAAAGCAGGTGTTTATGCCTGTTTTGTGGCAAGATAGTATTGAGTTTATGATAAAATATGGAATCGATACATTTGTAGAAATAGGTCCAGGTAAGTCATTAAGTAGCTTTGTAAAGAAAACAGCAAAGAAATTAGGTATAAAGGTTACAACAATTAATGTTGAGAATATAGATACACTATCAAAATTAAATGAATTCTTAAGTTAA
- a CDS encoding beta-ketoacyl-ACP synthase III, with protein MNKSRSVGIIGTGSFIPEKVLTNYDLEKIVDTSDEWIKTRTGIVERRILDDDKATSYMATIAAERAIDDAGIKNEDIDMIIVSTVTPDMAFPSTACIVQDKLGCTNAAAFDLEAACSGFLYALSIAYAYVSSGLYTNVLVIGAETLSRIVDWTDRNTCVLFGDGAGAAVVSTVPEGMGFLGIKLGADGSGGKYLTQPAGGSRYPATHDTVEKRLHYIKMEGNEVFKFAVRAMEEAAKKVIEMSGLKLEDIDYLIPHQANIRIIESARKRLKLAKDKVYVNLNKYGNMSSASIPVALDEAIKANKIKNGDNILLVGFGGGLTWGSCIIKWHKNQEV; from the coding sequence TTGAATAAGAGTAGGTCGGTTGGAATAATAGGTACAGGTAGTTTTATTCCAGAAAAGGTTTTAACAAACTATGATTTAGAAAAAATTGTGGATACAAGTGACGAATGGATTAAGACAAGAACAGGAATCGTTGAAAGAAGAATTTTGGATGATGATAAAGCGACTTCATATATGGCAACAATAGCTGCAGAAAGAGCAATAGACGATGCTGGGATTAAGAACGAAGATATTGATATGATAATTGTAAGTACAGTAACGCCTGACATGGCATTTCCTTCAACTGCATGTATAGTTCAGGATAAATTAGGATGTACTAATGCAGCTGCATTTGATTTAGAGGCAGCTTGTTCTGGATTTTTATATGCATTATCAATAGCTTATGCATATGTTAGTTCAGGGCTTTATACAAATGTTTTAGTTATTGGTGCAGAAACATTATCAAGAATTGTGGATTGGACTGATAGGAATACTTGTGTATTATTTGGAGACGGAGCAGGTGCAGCTGTTGTAAGTACAGTGCCAGAAGGTATGGGTTTTTTGGGTATTAAATTAGGCGCAGACGGTAGTGGTGGAAAGTATCTTACACAACCTGCAGGAGGTTCTAGATATCCTGCAACACACGATACAGTAGAGAAACGACTTCATTACATCAAAATGGAAGGGAATGAAGTATTTAAGTTTGCTGTTAGAGCTATGGAAGAAGCGGCAAAAAAGGTCATTGAAATGAGTGGTCTCAAGCTAGAAGATATAGATTATCTTATTCCACATCAAGCCAATATCAGAATTATTGAATCGGCAAGAAAAAGATTAAAGCTTGCTAAAGATAAAGTATATGTTAATTTAAACAAATATGGGAATATGTCATCGGCTTCAATCCCTGTTGCATTAGATGAAGCAATTAAAGCTAATAAAATAAAAAATGGTGATAATATCTTACTAGTTGGTTTTGGTGGAGGATTAACTTGGGGTTCATGTATTATTAAATGGCATAAAAACCAGGAGGTGTAA
- the fabK gene encoding enoyl-[acyl-carrier-protein] reductase FabK: MFQTVICDLLNIRYPIIQGGMAWVATSELAAAVSNAGGLGIIGCGNAPVDVIEEEIFKIKKMTSKPFGVNVMLLSPYVNEIMELLYREKVPVITTGAGNPGKYVGRFKEIGTKILPVVPSVALAKRMEKVGADALIVEGTEAGGHIGELTTMALVPQVVDAVNIPVIAAGGIADGRGFVAALALGAKGVQIGTRFVCTKECIAHENYKKMILKAGDRDAVVTGRVTGHPVRSIRNKLTKKFIKLEKEGADKEIIEKLGVGTLRNAVLNGDIENGSVMAGQISGLIKEIKTCKEVIEDIIAEAKKVKESL, from the coding sequence ATGTTTCAAACTGTAATTTGTGATTTATTGAATATCAGATATCCAATTATACAAGGCGGTATGGCATGGGTTGCAACATCAGAGCTTGCTGCAGCTGTATCTAATGCAGGTGGATTGGGGATAATTGGATGCGGCAATGCACCTGTTGATGTAATAGAAGAGGAAATATTTAAGATAAAAAAAATGACATCAAAACCATTTGGTGTTAATGTTATGTTGTTGTCCCCTTATGTTAATGAAATTATGGAATTATTATATAGAGAAAAAGTTCCTGTAATAACAACAGGAGCAGGGAATCCTGGTAAATATGTAGGTAGATTTAAAGAGATTGGTACTAAAATACTACCTGTAGTTCCTTCAGTTGCTCTTGCCAAAAGAATGGAAAAAGTTGGCGCAGATGCGTTGATTGTTGAAGGTACTGAAGCGGGTGGTCATATTGGAGAACTTACTACAATGGCTTTAGTGCCTCAGGTTGTTGATGCAGTTAATATACCTGTAATAGCGGCTGGAGGTATTGCTGATGGTAGAGGTTTCGTCGCAGCACTAGCTTTAGGTGCAAAAGGAGTACAGATCGGTACAAGATTTGTTTGTACTAAAGAGTGTATAGCACATGAGAATTATAAAAAAATGATACTTAAAGCTGGAGATAGAGATGCAGTAGTAACAGGGAGAGTTACAGGTCATCCTGTGAGATCTATTAGGAATAAACTTACTAAAAAATTTATAAAGTTAGAAAAAGAAGGTGCAGATAAAGAGATAATTGAAAAGTTAGGGGTAGGGACGTTAAGAAATGCTGTTCTAAATGGAGATATTGAGAACGGCTCTGTAATGGCAGGGCAGATTAGTGGATTAATTAAAGAGATTAAAACTTGTAAAGAAGTTATAGAAGATATAATTGCTGAGGCTAAAAAGGTTAAAGAGAGTTTATAG
- the fabG gene encoding 3-oxoacyl-[acyl-carrier-protein] reductase, translating to MNLTGKIALVTGGSRGIGKAIALKLASLGANIVVNYTKSDTKAKEVIKLAEEMGVKAIAIRADVSNKDDVENFINKVLDEFGRIDILVNNAGIARDNLLMRMKEEEWDDVININLKGTFNVTKAAIRTMMKQKGGSIINVASVIGITGNQGQCNYAASKAGIIGFTKSIAKEVAKKKVRVNAIAPGFIKTDMTDKLPDKVKEEYLSKIPLNRLGEPEDIANAVAFLASDLSSYITGQVLIIDGGLLI from the coding sequence ATGAATCTAACTGGGAAGATAGCACTTGTAACAGGAGGTTCAAGAGGAATTGGTAAGGCTATAGCACTTAAATTAGCTTCTTTAGGAGCTAATATAGTTGTTAATTACACAAAGAGTGATACTAAAGCTAAGGAAGTAATAAAATTAGCAGAGGAAATGGGAGTTAAAGCTATAGCAATAAGGGCAGATGTATCAAATAAAGATGACGTAGAAAACTTTATAAATAAAGTTTTAGATGAATTTGGTAGGATTGATATTTTAGTAAATAATGCTGGAATAGCTAGAGATAATTTGTTAATGAGAATGAAAGAAGAAGAATGGGATGATGTAATTAATATTAATTTAAAAGGAACATTTAATGTTACTAAGGCAGCTATTAGAACTATGATGAAACAAAAAGGTGGTAGTATCATAAATGTAGCTTCAGTAATAGGTATCACAGGTAATCAAGGACAATGTAATTATGCTGCTTCTAAAGCTGGAATAATAGGATTTACTAAGTCAATTGCTAAAGAGGTGGCTAAGAAAAAAGTAAGAGTGAATGCAATAGCTCCAGGTTTTATAAAGACTGACATGACAGACAAATTACCAGATAAAGTGAAAGAAGAATACTTAAGCAAAATACCTTTGAATAGATTAGGAGAACCTGAGGATATAGCTAATGCAGTTGCGTTTTTAGCAAGTGACTTATCCTCTTATATAACAGGTCAAGTTTTAATTATAGATGGAGGATTATTAATATAA
- the fabF gene encoding beta-ketoacyl-ACP synthase II, with product MMRRVVITGIGIISPIGIGIEEFWGAIKEGKNGVDYITRFDTEGYSTKIAAEVKDFKPEDYMDKKESKRMDRFTQFAVAASKLAVEDAQLNLNSINKDRFGVIIGSGVGGLATLEEQYEKLLKKGPKRISPFFIPMMISNMAAGQIAILLGAKGPNETVVSACASSTNAIGDSFKIIQRGDADIIITGGTEASITPLALAGFSSMKALSTNNDNPKQASRPFDKNRDGFVMGEGSAILILEELNHALNRGAKIYGEIVGYGMTCDAYHITAPAENGEGAARAMKLALDDAGIKPNMIDYINAHGTSTPYNDKFETAAIKNVFKEYAYKLKVSSTKSMTGHLLGAAGGLEGAVCALTVFTDFIPPTINYNTKDEECDLDYVPNKGIEQKVNYAMSNSLGFGGHNASIIIKKYV from the coding sequence ATGATGAGAAGGGTGGTTATTACCGGTATAGGTATAATAAGTCCAATTGGAATTGGAATAGAAGAATTTTGGGGTGCTATTAAAGAAGGTAAAAATGGTGTTGATTATATAACAAGGTTTGATACTGAAGGTTACTCTACAAAAATAGCAGCAGAAGTAAAAGACTTTAAGCCTGAAGATTACATGGATAAAAAAGAATCAAAAAGAATGGATAGGTTTACTCAGTTTGCAGTCGCTGCAAGTAAATTAGCTGTAGAAGATGCTCAGTTAAATTTAAATTCAATAAATAAAGATAGATTTGGAGTTATAATAGGTTCAGGTGTTGGTGGATTAGCTACACTTGAAGAGCAGTATGAAAAATTGTTAAAAAAAGGTCCTAAACGAATAAGTCCTTTTTTTATACCTATGATGATTAGTAATATGGCAGCTGGGCAAATAGCTATTTTATTAGGTGCAAAAGGGCCAAATGAAACTGTTGTCTCTGCATGCGCTTCTTCGACAAATGCAATAGGTGATAGTTTTAAGATAATTCAACGAGGAGATGCTGATATAATTATTACAGGTGGTACTGAAGCTTCAATTACACCATTAGCTTTAGCTGGTTTTTCTTCTATGAAAGCTTTATCAACTAATAATGATAATCCTAAACAAGCTAGCAGACCATTTGATAAGAATAGAGATGGTTTTGTAATGGGAGAAGGTTCAGCAATTCTTATTTTAGAAGAATTGAATCATGCTTTAAATAGAGGAGCTAAAATATATGGAGAAATTGTAGGATATGGTATGACGTGTGATGCTTATCATATAACTGCACCAGCAGAAAATGGAGAAGGAGCAGCTAGAGCTATGAAACTAGCTTTAGATGATGCAGGTATAAAGCCAAATATGATAGATTATATAAATGCACATGGAACATCTACACCGTATAACGATAAGTTTGAGACTGCTGCTATAAAGAATGTATTTAAAGAATATGCTTATAAACTTAAAGTAAGTTCTACAAAATCTATGACAGGTCATCTGTTGGGAGCAGCAGGTGGATTAGAAGGAGCTGTGTGTGCTTTAACAGTGTTTACTGATTTTATTCCGCCGACAATTAACTATAATACTAAGGATGAAGAGTGTGATTTAGACTATGTACCTAATAAAGGGATAGAGCAAAAAGTAAATTATGCAATGTCGAATTCTCTAGGATTCGGTGGGCATAATGCTTCTATTATTATCAAAAAA
- the plsX gene encoding phosphate acyltransferase PlsX, whose amino-acid sequence MRIIVDAMGGDKGPEVTVKGCVDALNEVDVEIVLVGKEEMIKEQLAKLEYNGNNISIVNADDVITNDDKPVMAIRRKKNSSMVVGLKMVKDKEGDAFISAGNTGALLTGGLLVVGRIKGIERAALAPVYPTKKGISLLIDAGANADCKPKYLQQFALMGSIYAEKVLNKKNPKVGLVNIGVEEGKGNELTKEAFELLSKSSLINFYGNVEARDIPEGLVDILVCDGFVGNVILKLTEGLAYSIFSALKEEFLRNPITKLGALLLKPGLRNFKSKLDYTEYGGAPLLGVKGGVIKAHGSSDAKAIKNAIKQAKTFVENDVLKLIEESISDLGGNNDFE is encoded by the coding sequence TGGGGGGAGATAAAGGTCCTGAAGTAACAGTAAAGGGTTGTGTAGATGCATTAAATGAAGTAGATGTTGAAATTGTATTAGTTGGTAAAGAGGAAATGATAAAAGAGCAATTAGCTAAACTGGAATATAACGGGAATAATATTAGCATTGTTAATGCGGATGATGTAATAACAAATGATGATAAACCAGTTATGGCAATAAGAAGAAAGAAAAATTCTTCAATGGTAGTTGGCTTGAAAATGGTGAAAGATAAAGAAGGAGATGCTTTTATTTCTGCAGGCAATACAGGTGCTTTGTTAACTGGAGGTTTGCTAGTTGTAGGACGAATCAAGGGTATAGAGAGAGCAGCATTAGCTCCTGTTTATCCAACTAAAAAAGGAATTTCTTTATTAATAGATGCTGGTGCGAATGCAGATTGTAAACCAAAATATCTACAGCAATTTGCTTTAATGGGAAGTATATACGCAGAGAAAGTTTTAAACAAGAAAAACCCGAAGGTTGGATTAGTTAATATTGGTGTAGAAGAAGGAAAAGGTAATGAGTTAACTAAGGAAGCTTTTGAGTTATTATCAAAATCATCACTAATAAATTTCTATGGTAATGTTGAAGCTAGAGATATTCCAGAAGGTTTAGTTGATATTCTAGTGTGTGATGGTTTTGTAGGGAATGTTATATTGAAACTAACAGAAGGGTTAGCATACTCTATTTTCTCAGCACTTAAGGAAGAGTTTTTAAGAAATCCTATAACTAAACTAGGAGCACTATTACTTAAACCAGGGCTTAGGAATTTTAAGAGTAAATTAGATTATACTGAGTATGGTGGAGCACCTCTATTAGGGGTCAAAGGTGGAGTAATCAAAGCTCATGGTAGTTCTGATGCAAAAGCTATTAAGAATGCAATTAAGCAAGCAAAAACTTTTGTAGAAAATGATGTTTTAAAGCTAATAGAGGAAAGCATATCTGATTTAGGAGGTAACAATGATTTTGAATAA
- the acpP gene encoding acyl carrier protein, with protein sequence MVFEKLKKIIAEQLEVEEDEIKMESSFQDDLDADSLDVVELIMAIEDEFELEIPDEEAEKIKTVKDAVEYIQNNMK encoded by the coding sequence ATGGTATTTGAAAAACTTAAAAAAATAATAGCTGAACAGTTAGAGGTTGAGGAAGATGAAATAAAAATGGAATCATCTTTTCAAGACGACCTTGATGCAGACTCTCTTGATGTCGTTGAACTTATTATGGCTATTGAAGATGAGTTTGAATTAGAAATACCAGATGAGGAAGCAGAAAAGATAAAAACTGTTAAAGATGCAGTTGAGTACATTCAGAATAATATGAAATAA